From the genome of Arthrobacter sp. ERGS1:01:
CTGGCCCGCTACGAGTCCCACCTTGGCTTCCTCAGTTACTCGAGCGAGCACGACTATGCGTCCGTACTCACCCCGCCGGTGGAAGCCGGAAAGGACGACGAGCGATAGGCCGCACTCCTGCATAAAGGATCCGCCCACCCGGCAGGCCGGACCAGGCCTGCCGGGTCAGGATGGCCGTCCACGCGCCCACGAAACGTGCTTTTTATGACTGACACAATAGTCTTGCTGTATGGCAGTGTCCCTGCCGAGCCCAACCGGGGAGACTGGAGAGTGAGCAATGCGGATTTCCGCTGAAGATCGAAAAGAACAATTGATTGCGGCGACAGTTGAGCTCATGCGTCGCGAGGGCGTTCAGTCGGTAACCATTCGGGCAATAGCCAAGGAGGCGAATGCCCCCTTGGCCACGGCGCATTATTGCTTTGGCAATAAGGAAGAGCTCATGGACGCGGCCGCGGAGGCCTGGTTCAAGAACCTGAGCCGTTTTTCCGATGACGTGGCGGTGGATTTGGGACTCCGCATGGCGGTGGAACAAGTGGCCGAAGGGTACTGGCGCGCCCTGGAGGAAGAACCGGCGAGCATTCTTTCCGAAATCGAACTTATTCTGTGGGCAACACGCAATGCCGCCGTCAGCCCATTGGCCGGAAAGATTTACCCAGCCTATGAAGTAAACCTGGGGAATATCTTCTCCACCGCGGCAAAAAACAAGGGCGAGGAATGCCTCATAAGCTTCAATACCCTCGTTAGGTCATTCCTGATGATCTTCGACGGTGCGGCCATTCAATGCATGACCGCCCCCGAAGCGTCCGATCACCGCGACCATTTCTTCATGATGATTGACGCCCTCCTGCTCAAGGCCGGCGTCTAGGGCTCCAACAGGGCACGGGGCCACAAAAAAACCTTCACCACGGGCTTGACGTGACATGGATTACAACGCATGCTAGATCATATACGATTTCGTACTTGATGATGCGAAGCGTCACCATGCCAGTCCCCACCCCAGGAGTGATCCGTGGAACAAGTCACCGCAGCAACCGTCAAGCAGGCCGGCAAGGTCATCGCCGTCCACGTGGCGTACCGGTCGCGGGCCGACCAGCGCGGGCGGACGCCGGCCAAGCCGTCCTACTTCCTGAAGGCGTCGTCGTCGTTGAGCCTGGGCGGATCCGACATTGAGCGCCCGGCCGGCTGCGAACTGCTGGCCTATGAGGGCGAGGTCGCGCTGGTCATCGGCACGGCGGCCCGCCGGGTCAGCCCTGAAAATGCCTGGACCCATGTGGGGCAGGTGACGGCTGCCAACGACTTCGGCGTCTACGACCTCAAGTACGCCGACAAAGGCTCCAACGTCCGCTCCAAATCCGGCGACGGCTTCACCCCGTTCGGTCCCGGACTCATCCCCGCGGCCGGCCTGGACCCGGCGACGCTGCGGGTGCGGACCTGGGTCAACGGCGAGCTGGTCCAGGAGGACACCACGGCCGGGCTGCTCTTCCCGTTCAGCCAGATCATCGCCGACCTCTCCCAGCTGATGACCCTTGAGCCGGGCGACGTCATCCTCACCGGCACCCCGGCGGGCTCCTCGGTGGCCGTCCCGGGCGACGTCGTCGAGGTGGAGGTCGACTCCCTTGACGCCGGGTTGGGCACGGGCCGGCTGCGCACCGCCGTCGTGCAGGGCACCGCCGCATTCGCCGACTACGGCAACGGACCAAAGACCACCGATGCCGACCGCGAGGACGCCTGGGGCTCCGCCGAGGCCGCCGGCCTGGCGCCGAAGGGCCTGGGCGCCGAGCTCAAGCGCAAGCTGACAAGCGTCGGCACGGCCACCCTCAGCGCGCAGCTGCGCCAGCGCGGCTTGAACAACGTCAGCATCGACGGGCTGAAATCCACCCGCCCCGAAGTACGGATTGCCGGCACCGCCCGGACCCTGCGCTACGTGCCCAACCGCGAGGACCTGTTCAAGACGCACGGCGGCGGCTACAACGCCCAAAAGCGCATCATCGATACCCTCAACGACGGCGACGTGCTGGTCATGGAGGCCCGCGGCGAGGCCGGCACCGGCACGGTGGGCGACATCCTGGCGCTGCGCGCACAGATCAACGGCGCCGCGGCCATCGTCACCGACGGCGGTGTCCGCGACGTGGCGGCCGTGGCCGCCCTCGACATGCCCACCTTCTTCACCGGCGCCCACCCCGCCGTGCTGGGCCGCCGGCACATCCCGTGGGACACCGACCTGACCATCTCCTGCGGCGGCGCCACCGTCCAGCCCGGCGACATCATTGTCGGCGACGCGGACGGACTGCTGGTGATCCCGCCGTCGTTGGCGGAGGAAGTGGCCGACGCCGCGATCGCGCAGGAGCACGAGGAGACGTTCATCGCCGAAATGGTCAGCCGGGGCCACGGCGTGGAGGGCCTGTACCCGATGAACGCGGCCTGGAGGGCGAAATTCGCCGAGTGGGCCGCAAGCCACCCGAACCCGGCGGCCCGGCCGTGAACGCCGCGGCAGGCGGCACCCCGGCAGGCGGCGATGAGGCCGCAGGCAGCAAGTCTGAGCGCGCGTACTCGGCCATCAAGAACAAGATCCTTGGCGGCGAGTACTCCCCCGGCTACCGGCTGGTCCTGGCCAAGCTGGCCGAGGACCTCGGTTTCAGCGTGGTGCCGGTCCGCGAGGCGATCCGCCGGCTCGAGGCCGAAAGCTTCGTGACGTTTGAGCGCAACGTCGGCGCCACCGTGGCCGGCATCGAGCCCACCGAGTACCTCTACACGATGCAGACCCTGGCCATCGTGGAGGGCGCCGCCACCGCGCTGTCCGCCCCCCTGATCACACCGGCGGACATCGCCCGGGCCCGGGCCGTCAACGCCCAGATGCGTGACTGCCTGGAGCATTTTGACCCCGTGCGCTTCACGGCGCTGAACCTGGATTTCCACAGCGTCCTGTTTGAAAACTGCCCCAATCCGCACATCCTGGACCTGGTGCACCGCGGGTGGAACCGGCTCCAGGCGCTGCGCAACTCCACCTTCAGCTACGTCCCCGGCCGGGCCCGCGAATCCGTCACCGAACATGAGGCGTTGCTGGCGCTGCTGGAAAGCGGCGCTTCGGCTGACGCTATTGAACATGCCGCCCGCGCCCACCGCACCGCCACCCTTGACGCCTATCTGGCACACAGCTCCCCCGACCGGGCCGCCACCCTGGCCCGGACCTACTAAACGTCGCTCCCTCCACACTTCCTCACCAATGATGCAAAGGAACCCACCCATGGCTGAGCACTACCTCCCCGAAAACCTTCCCACCCACATCCGGCACTACATCGACGGTGCGTTTGTCGACTCCGTCGGCGGCGAAACCTTCGACGTGCTGGACCCGGTATCCAACAGCAACTACGCCACCGCTGCCGCCGGACAAAAGGCCGACATTGATTTGGCCGTGGCCGCCGCGACCAAGGCGTTCAAGGACGGTCCCTGGCCGCGGATGAAGCCCCGCGAACGCGCCCGGGTGTTGAACAAGATCGCCGACGCCGTCGAGGCCCAGGAGGCCCGGCTCGCCGAGTTGGAAACCTTCGATTCCGGCCTGCCCATCACCCAGGCCCGCGGCCAGGCGCTGCGTGCCGCGGAGAACTTCCGCTTCTTCGCGGACTTGATCGTGGCCCAGTTCGACGACGCCATGAAGGTCCCCGGATCCCAGATCAACTACGTCAACCGCAAGCCGATCGGCGTTGCAGGGCTCATCACCCCCTGGAACACGCCGTTCATGCTGGAATCCTGGAAGCTGGCCCCCGCCCTGGCCTCTGGCTGCACCGTGGTGCTCAAGCCGGCCGAGTTCACCCCCCTCTCCGCCTCGCTGTGGGCCACCATCTTTGAGGAGGCCGGCCTGCCGCACGGCGTGTTCAACCTGGTCAACGGCCTGGGCGAGGACGCCGGCGACGCCCTGGTCAAGCACCCGGACGTGCCGTTGATCTCCTTCACCGGCGAAACCACCACGGGCCAGACCATCTTCCGCAACGCCGCCACCAACCTCAAGGGCCTGTCCATGGAGCTGGGCGGCAAGAGCCCCTGCGTGGTCTTTGCCGACGCCGACCTCGACGCCGCGATCGACTCCGCCCTGTTCGGCGTCTTCTCGCTCAACGGCGAGCGCTGCACGGCCGGATCCCGGATCCTGGTGGAGCGCAGCATCTACGATGAATTCTGCGAGAAGTACGCCGCCCGGGCCCGGAACATCGTGGTGGGCGACCCCCATGACCCCAAGACCGAGGTGGGCGCGCTGGTCCACCCGGAGCACTACGCCAAGGTCATGAGCTACGTGGAGATCGGCAAGTCCGAGGGCCGGCTGCTGGCCGGCGGCGGGCGCCCCGAGGGCCTGGACACCGGCAACTACGTCTCCCCCACCGTCTTTGCCGACGTCGCCCCCGAGGCGCGCATCTTCCAGGAGGAGATCTTCGGCCCGGTCGTGGCAATTACCCCGTTTGAGAACGACGACGAGGCGCTGGCTTTGGCGAACGGCGTCAAGTACGGCCTGGCCGCCTACATCTGGACGCAAAACCTGACCCGCGCCCACAACTTCTCCCAGAACGTGGAGGCCGGCATGGTCTGGCTCAATTCCCACAACGTCCGGGACCTGCGTACCCCGTTCGGCGGCGTCAAGGCCTCGGGCCTGGGCCACGAGGGCGGCTTCCGCTCGATCGACTTCTACACGGACCAGCAGGCAGTGCACATCACCCTGGGCACGGTCCACACCCCCAAATTCGGCGCCTCCGCCGCCAACTGACCACCCCACTCAAAGAGGAGTACCCCCATGACCGACTTCATCCCCACCCCCTCCGTGCCCGCCCCGGACATCGTGCGCTGCGCCTACATGGAGCTGGTGGTCACCGATCTGGCCAAGTCCCGCGAATTCTATGTGGGCGTGCTGGGCCTGCATGTGACCGAGGAAGACGAAAACACCATCTACCTGCGCTCCCTGGAGGAGTTCATCCACCACAACCTGGTGCTGCGCCAGGGCCCGGTTGCCGCCGTCGCCGTCGCCGCGTTCCGGGTCAAGTCCCCCGCCGAGGTGGACGCCGCCGAGGCGTACTACAAGGAACTGGGCTGCCGCACCGAGCGCCGCAAGGACGGTTTCGTCAAGGGCATCGGCGACGCCGTCCGGGTGGAGGACCCGCTGGGCTTCCCCTACGAGTTCTTCTACGAAACCACCCACGTGGAGCGGCTCACCCAGCGCTACGACCTCTACACGGCCGGCGAACTGGTCCGCCTGGACCACTTCAACCAGGTCACCCCGGACGTCCCCAAGGGACGCAAGTACCTCGAAGACCTGGGCTTCCGGGTCTCCGAGGACATCAAGGACTCCGACGGCGTCACCTACGCCGCCTGGATGCACCGCAAGCAGACCGTCCACGACACCGCCCTGACCGGCGGCGACGGCCCCCGCATGCACCACGTTGCCTTCGCCACGCACGAGAAGCACAACATCATCCAGATCTGCGACAAGATGGGCGCCCTGCGCATCTCGGACCGGATCGAACGCGGCCCCGGCCGGCACGGCGTCTCCAACGCCTTCTACCTGTACATCCTTGACCCGGACGACCACCGCGTGGAAATCTACACGCAGGACTACTACACCGGCGACCCGGACAACCCGACCGTCACCTGGGACGTCCACGACAACCAGCGCCGCGACTGGTGGGGGAACCCCGTAGTCCCGTCCTGGTACTCCGAGGCCTCCCTCGTCCTGGACCTGGACGGCAACCCCCAGCCCGTCATCAAACGCACCGATGCCTCCGAAATGGCCGTCACCGTGGGCGCCGACGGCTTCTCCTACACCCGCGAACCGGGCGAGGAGCGCGGCTTCAAAATGGGCAACCAGCTCTAGTGCGAATGCCTTCGCCGGCGCGCAGACCGCCGTCGCCGGTGGGGCATTTACCCGCCGCCCGCTTCGCGGGTGCCCGAAGCCACTCCCGCGGGCAAAATGCCCCACCGGCTCCCGGCGGTTGCAGCGCCGGCTCTTGGCATTCGAAACTAAGTAGGAGACACCATGCTTGATGATGACACCATTGCCCGGATTGCCGACGAGCTTGTGGAGGCCGGGAGGAGCCGCGTGCCGGTGCCTCGGCTGACGGCGCGGTACCCGGAGATGACGGTGGAGGATTCCTACCGGGTGCAGAGCCTGTGGCGGCAGCGCGGCGAGGCGGCCGGGCGGGTGCTGGGCGGGCACAAGATCGGCCTGACGTCCAAGGCGATGCAATATGCCACGGGCATCACGGAGCCGGATTACGGGATCATCTTCAAGGACATGATCCTGGAGAACGGCGCCGTGGTGGAGTGGAAGCAGTATTCGCACCCGCGCATCGAGGTGGAGCTGGCGTTCCTGTTGAAGGAGGACGTCGGCGGCCCGGATGCCACCATCTTCGACGTGCTGCGAGCCACCGAGTATGTGGTGCCGGCCCTGGAGATCCTGGATTCAAGGATCGAGATGGAGGGCCGGACCATCGTGGACACGATCTCCGACAACGCCGCCATGGGTGCCATGGTGGTGGGCGGGACACCGGTGCGGCCCGACGACGTCGACCTGCGCTGGGTGGCCGCCATCTTGTACAAGAACCAGGCGGTGGAGGAGACCGGGGTGGCAGCGGGGGTACTGAACCACCCGGCGTCGGGCGTGGCCTGGCTGGCCAACAAGATCGCCCCGCACGGGGACACCCTCAAGGCCGGCGAGCTCATCCTGGCCGGCTCCTTCACCCGGCCCATGTGGGTCAACCCCGGGGACACGGTCTTTGCCGACTACGGAAAGCTGGGCAGCATCACATGCCGTTTCGAATAGCACCCGACCCGTCCTTCAAGGACGATTTGGCCGCCGCGACCCGCCCCTTGGCCGGCATGTGGGTGTGTTCGGCCAGCCCGCTCGTGGCAGAGATCTGCGCCGGGGCCGGGCTGGACTGGCTGTTGATCGACGCCGAGCACAGCCCCAACGGACTTGAAGGCATCCTGGCGCAATTGCAGGCGGTGCGGGGCTACCCGGTCACCGCCGTAGTCCGCCCGCCCGTGAACGATCCCGTGGTGATCAAGCAGTACCTTGACCTTGGCGTGCAGTCGCTGCTGATCCCCATGGTCCACACGGCCGACGACGCCGCGGCCGCCGTTGCCGCCGCCCACTACCCGCCGCTGGGCATCCGGGGCGTGGGCTCGGCGCTGGCGCGCTCGGCACGGTGGAACCGGATTCCCGACTACCTCCTGCGGGCCTCGGAGACCATCACGGTGGTGGTGCAGATTGAATCCGTGGAGGCCGTGGCGAATGCCGCCGCCATTGCGGGCACGGACGGGATCGACGCCGTTTTTGTGGGGCCGTCGGATCTGGCCGCGTCCATGGGTCTGCTGGGGCAGCAGGACCACCCGGACGTGGTGGCCGCCGTCGAGGGCGTCATCAAGTTGGTCAAGGCGGCCGGCAAGCCGGTGGGCGTCAACGCCTTCGCCGAAGCCACCGCGCGGCGTTACCTGGCATCCGGCGTCGACTTCATCCTGGTGGGCGCCGACGTCGCCCTCCTTGCGCGCGGCAGCGAGGCCCTGGCTGCAAAGTACATCCCGCAGGAGCCGGTGGCTGGGCCGGCCAAGACCCCGTCGAGCTACTGAAGGCTGGATGCCCGGGTGGCGGCGTGGCATGATCGTGCCATGGGCGAAATTCTCATCAGGCGATTGGTCCCGGGCGACGAGGCCCTGGCCGGGGTCATGTTTGCCATGATGTCGGCGGTGTTCAAGGAGGCCGGCGAGCCCGTCTCCGACGAGTACCTCACGGGGCTGCTCGGCCGGGAATCATTTTGGGCCGTTGCGGCCCTTGATGGCGCCGACGTCATCGGCGGACTCACCGCCCACACGCTGCCGATGACGCGCACGGCGTCGTCGGAGGTGCTGATCTACGACCTTGCCGTCCGTGAGGATCACCAACGGCAGGGCGTCGCCACCCTGCTGGTGCAGCAACTCCGCACGGCCGCCGCACTCCAGGGGATCAGCGAAGTGTTTGTCCCGGCCGATGATGAGGACACGGGCGCGCTCGACTTCTATCGGGCCCAGGGAGCCGCCGCTTCCCCCGTCACGATCTTCACCTTCACCGAATAGGCAACCAATTTCGTCCCGCAGGACCCTGCATCGGAATCAGCCCGTTGGGCCGTTCAGCCGGGCCAGCAGGTAACGCCGCTCGGCGTCGTTCCCGGTGAGGATCAACGCCTCCTCGAACGCGAGCCGGGCATCGTCGTGGCGGCCCATCCGGGCCAGGAAGTCCGCGCGTGCGGCGGCAAGGTACGGGTAGCGGGCCAGTTGCGGCTCCGCCCCTAGCGCATCCAGCTCCGCCAAACCTTCCTCATAGCCCACCGCAAAGCCGACGGCGATGGCCCGGTTGAGCTTGACCACAGGGGAAGACCACGTCTCGGCGAGTAGCTCGTAGAGGCCCAGGATCTCCTGCCAGTCGGTGTCGGACCAGGAGGCACTCTCGTCGTGGACCGCCGCGATGGCCGCCATAAGGGCGAAGCGGCCCGGCGGCCGCCGGCCCAGCGCCTCTCGCAGCAGCGCCACCCCTTCCGCGATGGCCGGGCGGTCCCATTGTGACCGGTCCTGGTCCTCCAGCAACACCAGCCCGCCGTGCCCGTCAAGCCGCGCATCCTTGCGCGCGTCGGTGAGCAGCACCAGCGCAAGCAGCCCGGCGACGTCGCGGTTGCCCGGCAGCAGGACGCGGAGCATCCTCGCCAGCTCATGGCCGCGTTCGGCGAGGTCCCGTCGCATCAGCTCCGCCCCGGAGGGGGCGGTGTGCCCGGTCGTGAACACCAGGAACACGACGGACAGCACGCAGTCCACGCGCTCGCGCAACTCCTCGCCCTCGGGAACCCGGTAGGGGATGTGCGCGGCGGCGATCTTCTTCTTGGCCCGGGTGATCCGCGCCGCCATGGTCGCTTCCGTGACCAGAAAGGCCCGGGCAATGTCCGCCGTCGAGAGCCCGCACAGGAGCCGCAGCGTCAGGGCCACCTGCGCGTCCTGCGCCAGGGCGGGGTGGCAGCAGGTGAAGATCAGGCGCAAGCGGTCGTCGGGAATCTCGGCCGTGTCCGCGCCGGGATCCTCGTAGTGGTTGCCGTCCGGGTCCAGGAGTTTGGGCAGTGCCCGCCGTGCCGTCGCGGCCCGCCGGAGCATATCCAGCGCCCGACGCCGGGCAGCCACGGTCAGCCATGCCCCCGGATTCGCCGGAATGCCGCGCGTTCCCCAGGTGGCCAAGGCGCCGGCGTAGGCGTCCTGGACGGCCTCTTCCGCCGCATCAATGTCACCGGCGACCCGCACGGTGGCCGCCAGCACGAACGCCCACTCCAGGCGGTGCGCTTCCGCAACCGCCGCAGCCACCTCCGAGCCGGCGGCCGGAGCCATCAGCTGGCCACCCGCACGGGACGGATCTCGACCCCGATGCCGGCGGGAACGTCCTTGGCAATCGCGAGGGCCTCATCCAGGTCGGCGGCCTCGATGAGGTGGTAGCCGGCGAGCACCTCCTTCGACTCGGCGAAGGGGCCGTCGGTCACGGAGTGCCCGCCGGCCCCATCTGGCCGGACGGTGGTGGCCGTCTCCGCCGGTTCCAGTGCGGCCCCGTTGAGCAGATGGGCCCCGCGGCGCTGCATGAACGCGAGGTACTCGTCGCTGACGCCCTCCCCCGCGGCTTCGCCGGCCACCACGTCCTCCTGGAAGATCATCATTAGGTACTTTGGCACGTCGTACTCCCTCTGCCTGAACGCCGATTTGGGCTGCTGCTGCGATTTTCAGTGGGCCGGCGCATTGGCGTAGGAGGCGACGAACCAGTTCCCATCCTCTCGAACCAGCACCCACGTGGCAATGACCTCGCGGCCGGCGGGGAGTTCGGACTCTCCCGCCATGAGGATGCCGGCCTTGCTGGCCACGATCGCCGTGCCGTTCCCCAAAACGCGGATGCCCATCGGCTCATCGACCGCACGCGAACCCTTCAGCGGCCCCCGGAAGCCGGCCGCCATGGACGCGCGGATCTCCTCCTTGTTGCGGTGGTACACGCCGGGCATGACCACCGTGGCATCGTCCCGATACGACGCCACGAAGGCATCCGCATCATTGTCCGCCCAGGCAGCGTAGATCTCCTCGAAGAGGGCCTCGATCTGCTCGACGGCCTCGGTGGGTGCGTCGGGGAGCTGGTTCTTCACCATGTGTTTTCCTTTTTTCGCTATCGAACGGCCCGTTTCTTTCGGGGCCACACTCATACGACGCGCACAGGGAGCGCGGATCGACAACGTTGGCAAACATTTAATGAGAATTGCCTTCCTGGGTCCGGCGTCGGCCCTGGCAGGGAAACCTGTGGGTCCCTGGCTAGCGTTGTGCGTCTGCCGCCATGCCCAGGGCACGTTTTGCTTCACCCGGTCCGGCGGGGCCGCGCCTACCGGCACGGGTTGCCCCGATGCCTGCGGCAATCACCAGCACGACGCCGGCAAGCGCCGCCGGTCGCGGCACCTGGTCCAGGATTGCGAGCCCCACGGCCAGGGCAATGGCCGGTTCAAGGCACATCAGCGTGCCGAATGCCGCGGTAGTCAGCCGGCGCAGCGCAAGCATCTCCAAGCTGAACGGGATGACCGGCAACAGCAGCGCCAACGCCAAACCGATCAACACCAACTGCCAGTCCATCCGGCCCAGCACTGAAGGACCCACGACCAGCGTGGCCGCCAGCGCAGCAACCGGCAGGGAAATCGCCAGGGCTCCAATGCCTTCCACGGCGTCCCCGGCACGCTGGGTCAGGAGCACATAGGCTGCCCAGCAGGCCGCGGCCATGAGGGCAAAGAGCACTCCGGCCGGCTCCACCCCTCCGCTCCACGGTTCGGTCAGGCAAAGCACGCCGGCCGCCGCGACCACGGCCCACCAGCGAGCCGCTCCCTTGCCCTGCACCACGGCGACCGTCAAGGGACCCATGAATTCCAAGGCGCTGGCGGTGCCCAGCGGGATGGTGGCGATCGCCAACATGAAGCCGAGCGTCATCCCCGCCGTGGAAAGGCCCAGCAGCACGCAAATGCCGAGCGTGCCGCGGCTGTAGCGAATCCGCCACGGGCGGGCGATGGCCACGATAATGACAGCAGCCCCGGCCAGGCGCAACCAGGCCACACCCTCCGAACCCAGCCGGCCGGTCAGCCCCACCGAGACAGCAAGCCCCAGCTGCACGCAGCTCATGGCCGCAAACGCCATGAGCGTGCCCATGCCGGGGGAATTCCTGCGTGCTGTTGTCGAGATCATTCCTCCAGTAGACAGCGATGCATCCATTCGTGTCCACGTGACAATATTCAACATATTGTTTATAAATCCTGCACAATGGAGGCCATGGAGACCCGACGCCTGCACTACCTGCTCGAACTTTCCCGACTTGGCTCCATGCGCGCCGTGGCGGAGAGCATGGGCACCACCACCTCCACGGTTTCCCAGCAAATCGCGCAGCTCGCCAAGGAATCCGGCGCCCAACTGTTGGAACCGGACGGGCGCGGCGTGCGGCTTACCCCGGCCGGGCGCCGGCTGGCACAGCATGCGGAGGTCATCCTCGCCGCCGTCGACGCGGCCCGGCTGGACCTGGACCCGGGGTCGGAACCCTCGGGCACCTTGCGGGTGGCGGGCTTTGCCAGCGCGATTCGCCTCACCCTGATGCCCATCATCCGAGAACTGGCCGATCTCCATCCCCGGGTGCGGATCGTGGTGTTCGAGCACGAACCGGCCGAGGCACTCAAGCAACTGGTCGCGGACGACGTCGACCTTGCCCTGAGCTACGACTACAACCTCGCGCCCGATCAGCTCGGCAGCGGCCTGGAGACCCTGCCGCTCTGGAGCACGGAATGGGGGTTGGGCGTGCCTGGTGCCGCCGCCGAACGGCTCGCCGGGCAGCCCGGGCCCCGCGACGCCGCCGCCGTGTTCGCCGCGTTCCAGGAACAGGACTGGATTGGAAATTCCCGCAACGGGGCCGATGAGACGGTGCTGCGCATCATTGGCTCCATGGCCGGGTTCGCCCCGGCCCTGCGCCACCAGGCCGACAGCCTGGATTTGGTGGAGGACCTGATCCTTGCGGGACTGGGCGTGGGGCTTCTCCCCGTGGACCGCCCACCCAGGGACGGCATTGCCATCCTGCCACTGCGCAATCCCGAGGTACGACTGCGCTCCTACGCCCACTGCCGCAGCGGTCGCAGCGCCTGGCCGGCCCTGGCGCTCGTGCTCGAGCGGCTCCGCCAAGCCTGACAAGCAGGGTTGGCCGGCAGGGCCGGCCGGAACGGTTGACCAGCGGGTCCCTCCGGCTACCGGGCGGTTTTCCCGGACCCGTGAATCTGTGCGAAGAACTCCCCCAGCTCGGCCGTTGCCGTGAGTGGCAGGACGTTGGCCACATACTGGTCGGGGCGAACGACGACCACGACGCCGTCGCGGCTCAGCCCGCGCGCCTCGAAGATGTCATTGCCGTCGATGGTCCCATAGACCTTTTCATAGTCGATGAGGGCGAACGGGCCCACGAGGGGCTTGAACGCCGCGGGCACGGCGTTGATGTCGATGTCGTCGAGCCTTTGCTGGTAGATGACCTTGACATCAAACCAGGCATCGGCGTCGAGCTCGTTCGGCGTGGCCGCAAGGGGTGAGTCGGGCGCCGTCGAAATCCACCGGGCGAAGTCGGTCACGGCCGATGCGGCACCGGCTTCGGGACGGTCGGCAAAGACGTAGATGCGCCAGCGGCCGTCGGCCGTGGCATGGTGCCCGAGGTGGATCGGGTTGGTGTCGCAGACGCGGGACGCCAGGGTGGACTTGAAGCGCTTCCCGACCGGGAATCCGGCGGCCAGCTCCTGGTGGGCCGTGGATCCGGTGATGAGCGACGGGGCATACTCGGTCATGAAGCCGGCCGGGAACTCGGCGGTGCGCACATAGAAGTCCTCGAGCTCCGCCGGGTCATCGAACTCCTCGGGCTTCTTGGCCATCATGGTCGACCAGGTCTTGTCGAAGTCGATCAGGTTCTTTGCCACGACCTGGCGCTCGGCCGAGTAGGTGGACAGCAGGGATTCCGGGCTTCGGCCCTCCAGCACGTGGGCCAGTTTCCAGGCGATGTTGAAACCGTCCTGCATGGACACGTTCATGCCCTGGCCGGCCTTGGCGCTGTGCGTGTGGCAGGCGTCGCCGGTGATGAAGACGCGCGGGGTGCGGGTGCCAAGGTCCGCAGGCACGACGTCGTCGAACCTGTCGGTGAGCCGGTGGCCGACCTCGTACACGCTGTGCCAGGCGACGTTGCGCACGTCCAGCGTGTAGGGGTGCAGGATCTGGTTGGCCTGGGCGATGATCTGCTCCATGCTGGTGTTGCGGACCGCGCCCTTGTCATCCTCGGGCACCACGCCCAGATCGACGTACATGCGGAAGAGGTGCCCGCCTTCGCGCGGAATCAGCAGGATGGACCCGCCGTCGTGGGACTGGATGGCGGATTTGGTGCGGATGTCGGGGAAGTCGGTGACGGCCAGGATGTCCATGACGCCCCAGGCGTGGTTCGCCTTGTCGCCGGCCATGGTGCAGCCGATCGCGTCCCGGACCTTGCTGCGCGCACCGTCACAGCCAACGACGTATTTGGCGTGGACGATCTTCTCGGTACCCGCCTCAGGGCCGGCGCTGCGGACCAGCGTGACCTTGACCGGATGGTCCCCTTCGCCGGCAACCTCGAGGGCCTGGAAGTCCCAGCCGTAGTCGGGTGTCGTGCGGGTGGGCGAGTGGGCGGCGACCTCGGCAAAGTAGTCAAGCACGCGCGCCTGGTTGACGATCAGGTGCGGAAATTCACTGATCCCG
Proteins encoded in this window:
- a CDS encoding TetR/AcrR family transcriptional regulator; amino-acid sequence: MRISAEDRKEQLIAATVELMRREGVQSVTIRAIAKEANAPLATAHYCFGNKEELMDAAAEAWFKNLSRFSDDVAVDLGLRMAVEQVAEGYWRALEEEPASILSEIELILWATRNAAVSPLAGKIYPAYEVNLGNIFSTAAKNKGEECLISFNTLVRSFLMIFDGAAIQCMTAPEASDHRDHFFMMIDALLLKAGV
- a CDS encoding fumarylacetoacetate hydrolase family protein, coding for MEQVTAATVKQAGKVIAVHVAYRSRADQRGRTPAKPSYFLKASSSLSLGGSDIERPAGCELLAYEGEVALVIGTAARRVSPENAWTHVGQVTAANDFGVYDLKYADKGSNVRSKSGDGFTPFGPGLIPAAGLDPATLRVRTWVNGELVQEDTTAGLLFPFSQIIADLSQLMTLEPGDVILTGTPAGSSVAVPGDVVEVEVDSLDAGLGTGRLRTAVVQGTAAFADYGNGPKTTDADREDAWGSAEAAGLAPKGLGAELKRKLTSVGTATLSAQLRQRGLNNVSIDGLKSTRPEVRIAGTARTLRYVPNREDLFKTHGGGYNAQKRIIDTLNDGDVLVMEARGEAGTGTVGDILALRAQINGAAAIVTDGGVRDVAAVAALDMPTFFTGAHPAVLGRRHIPWDTDLTISCGGATVQPGDIIVGDADGLLVIPPSLAEEVADAAIAQEHEETFIAEMVSRGHGVEGLYPMNAAWRAKFAEWAASHPNPAARP
- a CDS encoding GntR family transcriptional regulator — encoded protein: MNAAAGGTPAGGDEAAGSKSERAYSAIKNKILGGEYSPGYRLVLAKLAEDLGFSVVPVREAIRRLEAESFVTFERNVGATVAGIEPTEYLYTMQTLAIVEGAATALSAPLITPADIARARAVNAQMRDCLEHFDPVRFTALNLDFHSVLFENCPNPHILDLVHRGWNRLQALRNSTFSYVPGRARESVTEHEALLALLESGASADAIEHAARAHRTATLDAYLAHSSPDRAATLARTY
- the hpaE gene encoding 5-carboxymethyl-2-hydroxymuconate semialdehyde dehydrogenase, with the protein product MAEHYLPENLPTHIRHYIDGAFVDSVGGETFDVLDPVSNSNYATAAAGQKADIDLAVAAATKAFKDGPWPRMKPRERARVLNKIADAVEAQEARLAELETFDSGLPITQARGQALRAAENFRFFADLIVAQFDDAMKVPGSQINYVNRKPIGVAGLITPWNTPFMLESWKLAPALASGCTVVLKPAEFTPLSASLWATIFEEAGLPHGVFNLVNGLGEDAGDALVKHPDVPLISFTGETTTGQTIFRNAATNLKGLSMELGGKSPCVVFADADLDAAIDSALFGVFSLNGERCTAGSRILVERSIYDEFCEKYAARARNIVVGDPHDPKTEVGALVHPEHYAKVMSYVEIGKSEGRLLAGGGRPEGLDTGNYVSPTVFADVAPEARIFQEEIFGPVVAITPFENDDEALALANGVKYGLAAYIWTQNLTRAHNFSQNVEAGMVWLNSHNVRDLRTPFGGVKASGLGHEGGFRSIDFYTDQQAVHITLGTVHTPKFGASAAN
- the hpaD gene encoding 3,4-dihydroxyphenylacetate 2,3-dioxygenase; this translates as MTDFIPTPSVPAPDIVRCAYMELVVTDLAKSREFYVGVLGLHVTEEDENTIYLRSLEEFIHHNLVLRQGPVAAVAVAAFRVKSPAEVDAAEAYYKELGCRTERRKDGFVKGIGDAVRVEDPLGFPYEFFYETTHVERLTQRYDLYTAGELVRLDHFNQVTPDVPKGRKYLEDLGFRVSEDIKDSDGVTYAAWMHRKQTVHDTALTGGDGPRMHHVAFATHEKHNIIQICDKMGALRISDRIERGPGRHGVSNAFYLYILDPDDHRVEIYTQDYYTGDPDNPTVTWDVHDNQRRDWWGNPVVPSWYSEASLVLDLDGNPQPVIKRTDASEMAVTVGADGFSYTREPGEERGFKMGNQL